Proteins encoded together in one Ictalurus furcatus strain D&B unplaced genomic scaffold, Billie_1.0 scf2, whole genome shotgun sequence window:
- the LOC128604704 gene encoding E3 ubiquitin-protein ligase UBR2-like isoform X2 has product MDPVVRDVDQDIEMEPLWVTAFTLQMKLTHIISVMQEWCASDAEEAQRKLKRQNGEDPALPPFCPLFASLVNILQCDVLLGMLGAVLQWAMELSGGHWSESMLQRMVVSIKTMRECTAAAAPCEGTGHCHKETVWDKDKAERKRKAELCWKKTMAQTLESQSHFINKYIDLLKQDSEDLDASASTSAEHSPSSCDGALVCVGPRRWRARGGERRQMEMCILCHEAQEILPDGTAMVLAAFVQRSTVMSKNRKRPPHNPESYDPLFMHPDLSFGTHTGSCGHIMHSHCWQRSVGVVRGVTLWSVSAGRSGSFVSGGVVERCVCVGGIAPLPTKGVFVNEFVFWWGEIRLKRNNVFNVGMCLCSCVALFRLCKHIVRKA; this is encoded by the exons ATGGACCCAGTAGTACGCGACGTGGACCAAGACATAGAGATGGAACCATTGTGGGTGACAGCCTTCACATTGCAGATGAAGCTCACACACATTATCTCAGTGATGCAAGAGTGGTGTGCCAGTGAT GCAGAGGAAGCTCAGCGAAAGCTTAAGAGACAGAATGGAGAGGACCCAG CCCTGCCTCCATTCTGCCCACTGTTTGCCAGCTTGGTAAACATTCTGCAGTGTGACGTGCTGCTTGGCATGCTGGGAGCTGTGCTGCAGTGGGCTATGGAGCTCAGTGGAGGACACTGGTCTGAGTCCATGCTGCAGAGG ATGGTGGTTAGCATTAAAACGATGCGCGAGTGCACAGCTGCTGCAGCTCCCTGTGAAGGAACAGGGCACTGTCACAAGGAG actgTGTGGGACAAAGacaaagcagagagaaaaaggaaagctGAACTGTGCTGGAAAAAGACCATGGCTCAAACATTAGAGAGCCAGAGTCATTTTATCAATAAGTACATAGATCTGCTCAAGCAGGATTCAGAGGATCTGGACGCCTCAGCCTCTACATCAGCAGAGCATAG CCCCAGTTCATGTGACGGTgctctggtgtgtgtgggaCCTCGTCGTTGGCGTgccagaggaggagagaggaggcagATGGAGATGTGTATCCTGTGTCACGAAGCGCAGGAGATCCTACCTGATGGCACCGCCATGGTGCTCGCTGCCTTTGTCCAACGCTCTACGGTCATGTCCAAGAACCGCAAAAGACCCCCTCACAATCCAG AGAGCTATGATCCCCTCTTCATGCACCCTGACCTGTCCTTTGGTACCCATACCGGCAGCTGTGGCCACATCATGCACTCTCACTGCTGGCAGAG gtctgtaggggtggtgaggggggtaaccctatggaGTGTATCAGCTGGTCgatctggctcctttgtgtctgggggtgttgtggagaggtgtgtgtgtgtgggggggatagcccccctcccaacaaaaggtgtttttgttaatgagtttgttttttggtggggtgaaatacgtctgaaaagaaataatgtttttaatgtggggatgtgtttgtgttcctgtgtggcgttatttcgtttgtgtaaacacattgttagaaaagcatga
- the LOC128604704 gene encoding E3 ubiquitin-protein ligase UBR2-like isoform X5, translating to MLSWSCSSACSVFGMDPVVRDVDQDIEMEPLWVTAFTLQMKLTHIISVMQEWCASDAEEAQRKLKRQNGEDPALPPFCPLFASLVNILQCDVLLGMLGAVLQWAMELSGGHWSESMLQRMVVSIKTMRECTAAAAPCEGTGHCHKETVWDKDKAERKRKAELCWKKTMAQTLESQSHFINKYIDLLKQDSEDLDASASTSAEHSPSSCDGALVCVGPRRWRARGGERRQMEMCILCHEAQEILPDGTAMVLAAFVQRSTVMSKNRKRPPHNPESYDPLFMHPDLSFGTHTGSCGHIMHSHCWQSELIIDTKHETKLAMCT from the exons ATGCTTTCTTGGAGCTGCTCAAGTGcatgcagtgtgttt GGTATGGACCCAGTAGTACGCGACGTGGACCAAGACATAGAGATGGAACCATTGTGGGTGACAGCCTTCACATTGCAGATGAAGCTCACACACATTATCTCAGTGATGCAAGAGTGGTGTGCCAGTGAT GCAGAGGAAGCTCAGCGAAAGCTTAAGAGACAGAATGGAGAGGACCCAG CCCTGCCTCCATTCTGCCCACTGTTTGCCAGCTTGGTAAACATTCTGCAGTGTGACGTGCTGCTTGGCATGCTGGGAGCTGTGCTGCAGTGGGCTATGGAGCTCAGTGGAGGACACTGGTCTGAGTCCATGCTGCAGAGG ATGGTGGTTAGCATTAAAACGATGCGCGAGTGCACAGCTGCTGCAGCTCCCTGTGAAGGAACAGGGCACTGTCACAAGGAG actgTGTGGGACAAAGacaaagcagagagaaaaaggaaagctGAACTGTGCTGGAAAAAGACCATGGCTCAAACATTAGAGAGCCAGAGTCATTTTATCAATAAGTACATAGATCTGCTCAAGCAGGATTCAGAGGATCTGGACGCCTCAGCCTCTACATCAGCAGAGCATAG CCCCAGTTCATGTGACGGTgctctggtgtgtgtgggaCCTCGTCGTTGGCGTgccagaggaggagagaggaggcagATGGAGATGTGTATCCTGTGTCACGAAGCGCAGGAGATCCTACCTGATGGCACCGCCATGGTGCTCGCTGCCTTTGTCCAACGCTCTACGGTCATGTCCAAGAACCGCAAAAGACCCCCTCACAATCCAG AGAGCTATGATCCCCTCTTCATGCACCCTGACCTGTCCTTTGGTACCCATACCGGCAGCTGTGGCCACATCATGCACTCTCACTGCTGGCAGAG TGAGCTGATCATCGACACAAAGCATGAAACGAAGCTTGCTATGTGCACTTGA
- the LOC128604704 gene encoding E3 ubiquitin-protein ligase UBR2-like isoform X1 — translation MLSWSCSSACSVFGMDPVVRDVDQDIEMEPLWVTAFTLQMKLTHIISVMQEWCASDAEEAQRKLKRQNGEDPALPPFCPLFASLVNILQCDVLLGMLGAVLQWAMELSGGHWSESMLQRMVVSIKTMRECTAAAAPCEGTGHCHKETVWDKDKAERKRKAELCWKKTMAQTLESQSHFINKYIDLLKQDSEDLDASASTSAEHSPSSCDGALVCVGPRRWRARGGERRQMEMCILCHEAQEILPDGTAMVLAAFVQRSTVMSKNRKRPPHNPESYDPLFMHPDLSFGTHTGSCGHIMHSHCWQRSVGVVRGVTLWSVSAGRSGSFVSGGVVERCVCVGGIAPLPTKGVFVNEFVFWWGEIRLKRNNVFNVGMCLCSCVALFRLCKHIVRKA, via the exons ATGCTTTCTTGGAGCTGCTCAAGTGcatgcagtgtgttt GGTATGGACCCAGTAGTACGCGACGTGGACCAAGACATAGAGATGGAACCATTGTGGGTGACAGCCTTCACATTGCAGATGAAGCTCACACACATTATCTCAGTGATGCAAGAGTGGTGTGCCAGTGAT GCAGAGGAAGCTCAGCGAAAGCTTAAGAGACAGAATGGAGAGGACCCAG CCCTGCCTCCATTCTGCCCACTGTTTGCCAGCTTGGTAAACATTCTGCAGTGTGACGTGCTGCTTGGCATGCTGGGAGCTGTGCTGCAGTGGGCTATGGAGCTCAGTGGAGGACACTGGTCTGAGTCCATGCTGCAGAGG ATGGTGGTTAGCATTAAAACGATGCGCGAGTGCACAGCTGCTGCAGCTCCCTGTGAAGGAACAGGGCACTGTCACAAGGAG actgTGTGGGACAAAGacaaagcagagagaaaaaggaaagctGAACTGTGCTGGAAAAAGACCATGGCTCAAACATTAGAGAGCCAGAGTCATTTTATCAATAAGTACATAGATCTGCTCAAGCAGGATTCAGAGGATCTGGACGCCTCAGCCTCTACATCAGCAGAGCATAG CCCCAGTTCATGTGACGGTgctctggtgtgtgtgggaCCTCGTCGTTGGCGTgccagaggaggagagaggaggcagATGGAGATGTGTATCCTGTGTCACGAAGCGCAGGAGATCCTACCTGATGGCACCGCCATGGTGCTCGCTGCCTTTGTCCAACGCTCTACGGTCATGTCCAAGAACCGCAAAAGACCCCCTCACAATCCAG AGAGCTATGATCCCCTCTTCATGCACCCTGACCTGTCCTTTGGTACCCATACCGGCAGCTGTGGCCACATCATGCACTCTCACTGCTGGCAGAG gtctgtaggggtggtgaggggggtaaccctatggaGTGTATCAGCTGGTCgatctggctcctttgtgtctgggggtgttgtggagaggtgtgtgtgtgtgggggggatagcccccctcccaacaaaaggtgtttttgttaatgagtttgttttttggtggggtgaaatacgtctgaaaagaaataatgtttttaatgtggggatgtgtttgtgttcctgtgtggcgttatttcgtttgtgtaaacacattgttagaaaagcatga
- the LOC128604704 gene encoding E3 ubiquitin-protein ligase UBR2-like isoform X4, with the protein MTRIDQEAEEAQRKLKRQNGEDPALPPFCPLFASLVNILQCDVLLGMLGAVLQWAMELSGGHWSESMLQRMVVSIKTMRECTAAAAPCEGTGHCHKETVWDKDKAERKRKAELCWKKTMAQTLESQSHFINKYIDLLKQDSEDLDASASTSAEHSPSSCDGALVCVGPRRWRARGGERRQMEMCILCHEAQEILPDGTAMVLAAFVQRSTVMSKNRKRPPHNPESYDPLFMHPDLSFGTHTGSCGHIMHSHCWQRSVGVVRGVTLWSVSAGRSGSFVSGGVVERCVCVGGIAPLPTKGVFVNEFVFWWGEIRLKRNNVFNVGMCLCSCVALFRLCKHIVRKA; encoded by the exons ATGACCCGCATTGATCAAGAG GCAGAGGAAGCTCAGCGAAAGCTTAAGAGACAGAATGGAGAGGACCCAG CCCTGCCTCCATTCTGCCCACTGTTTGCCAGCTTGGTAAACATTCTGCAGTGTGACGTGCTGCTTGGCATGCTGGGAGCTGTGCTGCAGTGGGCTATGGAGCTCAGTGGAGGACACTGGTCTGAGTCCATGCTGCAGAGG ATGGTGGTTAGCATTAAAACGATGCGCGAGTGCACAGCTGCTGCAGCTCCCTGTGAAGGAACAGGGCACTGTCACAAGGAG actgTGTGGGACAAAGacaaagcagagagaaaaaggaaagctGAACTGTGCTGGAAAAAGACCATGGCTCAAACATTAGAGAGCCAGAGTCATTTTATCAATAAGTACATAGATCTGCTCAAGCAGGATTCAGAGGATCTGGACGCCTCAGCCTCTACATCAGCAGAGCATAG CCCCAGTTCATGTGACGGTgctctggtgtgtgtgggaCCTCGTCGTTGGCGTgccagaggaggagagaggaggcagATGGAGATGTGTATCCTGTGTCACGAAGCGCAGGAGATCCTACCTGATGGCACCGCCATGGTGCTCGCTGCCTTTGTCCAACGCTCTACGGTCATGTCCAAGAACCGCAAAAGACCCCCTCACAATCCAG AGAGCTATGATCCCCTCTTCATGCACCCTGACCTGTCCTTTGGTACCCATACCGGCAGCTGTGGCCACATCATGCACTCTCACTGCTGGCAGAG gtctgtaggggtggtgaggggggtaaccctatggaGTGTATCAGCTGGTCgatctggctcctttgtgtctgggggtgttgtggagaggtgtgtgtgtgtgggggggatagcccccctcccaacaaaaggtgtttttgttaatgagtttgttttttggtggggtgaaatacgtctgaaaagaaataatgtttttaatgtggggatgtgtttgtgttcctgtgtggcgttatttcgtttgtgtaaacacattgttagaaaagcatga